One part of the Elusimicrobiaceae bacterium genome encodes these proteins:
- a CDS encoding MBL fold metallo-hydrolase codes for MATLTFAGAAGSVTGSRHLLNLTGGKMLLDCGLFQGHRRDADSKNRTFLFTPADLTAVLLSHAHLDHTGNLPRLVKQGFAGKIYCTRATAELAEVLLQDSANIQQKDAEFYNRKHPAGPIEPLYTADDIAPVIARFCPVEYEDRFEPAPGASARFIEAGHILGSAQIELDWQENGSAHRLVFTGDLGRKNMPLVRDPAQPHAADTVIMESTYGNRLHAAGGNASAHLETVIRRTVKRGGKVFIPAFALGRVQEIASLLETLHNRDSIGRVPVYVDSPLAEKTTAVFSKNRRILDQDFGRQSGQSDPFGAGWVQYISRQADSVKLNALDTPAVIIAPSGMCEGGRILHHLRHNLSDPKNSVVLVGYQAEGTLGRRLSEGKREVLVFGLPVKVRAEIVTAHEYSAHADYKDLTQYLKAFALPPRKVFLVHGEADSARPLAARLGRAGCAEHIHVAAYGETVTI; via the coding sequence ATGGCGACACTGACATTCGCGGGCGCGGCGGGCAGCGTCACCGGCTCGCGCCACCTGCTGAACCTGACCGGCGGAAAAATGCTGCTCGACTGCGGACTTTTTCAGGGCCACCGCCGCGACGCGGACTCGAAAAACCGGACTTTCCTTTTCACGCCGGCCGATCTGACCGCCGTACTGCTTTCCCACGCGCACCTCGACCACACCGGCAATCTGCCACGCCTTGTAAAACAAGGCTTTGCCGGGAAAATTTACTGCACCCGCGCAACCGCGGAACTGGCGGAAGTGCTTTTGCAGGATTCCGCCAACATACAGCAGAAAGACGCCGAATTCTATAACAGGAAACACCCTGCCGGGCCGATAGAACCGCTGTACACGGCGGACGATATCGCGCCGGTTATCGCCCGGTTCTGTCCGGTGGAATACGAAGACCGGTTCGAACCCGCGCCGGGCGCAAGCGCGCGGTTCATCGAAGCCGGGCATATACTGGGTTCGGCGCAGATCGAGCTGGACTGGCAGGAAAACGGCTCCGCGCACCGACTTGTTTTCACCGGCGATCTCGGCCGCAAAAACATGCCGCTCGTGCGCGATCCCGCCCAGCCGCACGCGGCTGACACGGTGATAATGGAATCAACCTACGGCAACCGCCTGCACGCCGCAGGCGGCAACGCCTCGGCGCATCTTGAAACGGTAATACGGCGCACCGTAAAACGGGGCGGAAAAGTGTTCATCCCGGCATTCGCGCTGGGACGCGTGCAGGAAATCGCCTCATTGCTGGAAACCCTGCACAACCGGGACTCAATCGGGCGCGTGCCGGTTTACGTTGACAGCCCGCTCGCCGAAAAAACAACAGCCGTGTTTTCAAAAAACCGCCGCATCCTCGATCAGGACTTCGGCCGCCAGTCCGGGCAAAGCGATCCGTTCGGAGCAGGCTGGGTTCAATATATTTCCCGGCAGGCTGACTCGGTAAAGCTAAACGCGCTTGACACTCCGGCCGTTATCATCGCGCCGTCGGGCATGTGCGAAGGCGGCAGGATACTGCATCACCTGCGCCATAATCTTTCCGACCCTAAAAATTCGGTCGTGCTGGTCGGCTATCAGGCGGAAGGCACGCTCGGGCGGCGCCTGTCCGAAGGAAAACGCGAGGTTCTCGTGTTCGGCCTGCCGGTGAAAGTGCGGGCCGAAATCGTCACCGCGCACGAATACAGCGCGCACGCCGATTATAAGGATCTGACGCAATATCTCAAAGCGTTCGCCCTGCCGCCGCGCAAAGTGTTCCTGGTGCATGGCGAGGCGGATTCCGCCCGCCCGCTCGCGGCCCGCCTCGGCCGGGCGGGTTGCGCCGAACACATTCATGTGGCGGCTTACGGCGAAACTGTCACAATATAG
- the folE gene encoding GTP cyclohydrolase I FolE — MKRYVTDFMEYVGDDPARASLADTPGRVLRSWDKLFGGYRQDPARIFRFFECPENSDIVILKNIDFYSTCEHHLLPFFGELHIGYLPDGKITGISKLARLAELHARRLQLQERLVSDIADDIEKFLEPRGVIVTAQAQHFCMTSRGVQKQRTKMVATAARGLFKQQAHRAEFFSLLGL; from the coding sequence ATGAAACGGTACGTTACGGATTTCATGGAATACGTGGGCGACGATCCCGCCCGCGCCTCGCTCGCGGATACGCCCGGGCGGGTTCTGCGCAGCTGGGACAAGCTGTTCGGCGGATACCGGCAGGATCCCGCGAGAATTTTCCGGTTTTTCGAGTGCCCGGAAAACAGCGATATCGTGATCCTTAAAAACATAGATTTCTACAGCACCTGCGAGCACCACCTGCTGCCGTTTTTCGGGGAGCTGCACATCGGGTATCTTCCGGACGGAAAGATTACCGGCATTTCAAAGCTGGCCAGGCTTGCCGAACTGCACGCGCGCAGACTGCAGCTTCAGGAGCGGCTGGTGAGTGATATTGCCGACGATATCGAAAAATTTCTTGAGCCGCGCGGCGTGATTGTCACCGCGCAGGCCCAGCATTTCTGCATGACTTCGCGCGGCGTGCAGAAACAGCGCACGAAAATGGTTGCCACCGCCGCGCGCGGGCTGTTTAAGCAGCAGGCGCACCGGGCTGAATTTTTCAGCCTGCTCGGGTTGTAA
- a CDS encoding 7-carboxy-7-deazaguanine synthase QueE codes for MKSYRVNEIFYSVQGEGGNAGRPFVFVRFSGCNLRCGWCDTDTSSFMEMTGPEIAARVSPHNCENILFTGGEPALQLDAGLLDLFPGWYTAIETNGTVALACAGRLDWITVSPKTPDFRQRTGSEIKIVYEGQDLSAYDCGGFGHKFLQPVFGCTEQATLAYIKEHPQWRLSVQLHKYLKIN; via the coding sequence ATGAAATCTTACCGTGTAAATGAAATTTTTTATTCGGTGCAGGGCGAAGGCGGCAACGCCGGCCGGCCGTTCGTGTTTGTGCGGTTTTCCGGCTGCAATCTGCGGTGCGGCTGGTGCGATACGGATACCAGCAGTTTCATGGAAATGACCGGCCCGGAAATAGCGGCCAGGGTATCGCCGCACAATTGCGAGAACATCCTGTTTACCGGCGGCGAGCCGGCACTGCAGCTCGATGCCGGGTTGCTGGACCTGTTCCCCGGCTGGTACACGGCGATTGAAACGAACGGCACCGTAGCGCTTGCCTGCGCCGGCCGGCTCGACTGGATAACCGTCAGCCCCAAAACCCCGGATTTCAGGCAGCGAACGGGCAGCGAAATAAAAATAGTGTATGAAGGGCAGGATCTGTCGGCTTATGACTGCGGCGGGTTCGGGCATAAATTTTTACAGCCCGTGTTCGGCTGCACCGAGCAGGCCACGCTGGCATATATAAAGGAGCATCCCCAATGGCGGTTAAGCGTTCAACTGCACAAGTACTTGAAAATAAACTAG